A stretch of DNA from Leptolyngbyaceae cyanobacterium:
TGGTGCATCTGGGCTTACCGAATCGGTAAAGCAAATTGTGGAAAGAGCTACCTTATTAGTAGGAAGCGATCGCCACTTGAATTATTTTCCCAACCACCCAGCAGAACGAATTTACTTTGGCGATATCACATCGGCAATTCGGCAAATTTCCCGCCGTTTGTCTGGGAATGAAATAATAGTAATTTTGGTGACGGGCGATCCTTTATTTTTTGGGTTAGGGCGTCTGCTACTGGCGGAACTTCCACCAGATGAATTAACTTTTCATCCTCATATCAGTTCTATTCAACTAGCTTTCAATCGAATCAAATTACCTTGGCAAGATGCGCGGGTAATTAGCGCTCACGGACGTTCTTTTGATGAGCTTACCGAAGTATTGCAGCAAGGTGCAAGCAAAATAGCCGTGCTGACGGATGAAATTCATTCTCCCCACGCCATAGCACGCCTGCTACTATCTTTAGATTTACCCAGTCAATACCAATTTTGGATTTGCGAAAACTTAGGCGGTATGGATGAACGGGTAGAGTGTTTGCCAATGGCAGATGTGCTAGATCGCACCTTTGCCCCCTTAAATGTAGTGGTATTACTGCGGCAAACTAACTCATCTGTAGAGGAAATAAATTTAGAAACCCTACCGACAATTGGGTTACCCGATTCTAGCTTTCTTTGTTTTAGCGATCGTCCTGGCTTGATGACCAAGCGAGAAATTCGCATCTTAATTTTAGGAGAACTAGCATTAAAAGACGGTCAAACCATCTGGGATGTGGGTGCAGGGACTGGTTCGGTTTCCATTGAAATTGCTCGACTATTTCCCACCTCATCAGTGTACGCGATCGAAAAAACCTCTGCCGGTACCGCCTTGATCGAGCAAAATTGTCGCCGCTTACAAGTAAACAACGTGATTTCCATTCACGGTAATGCTCCTAGCATTTTATATCAGCTAGCCCAGCCCGATCGCATTTTCATCGGTGGTAGTGGTGGCAATTTAAGAGAAATTTTAAATATCTGTGGCGTTCAACTAGTTTCTAGCGGCGTATTAGTGTTAGCTCTTGCCACTTTAGAACATCTTAATATCGCTCTCGACTGGTTGAGCGAAAGAGAATGGAATTACCAATTATTACAAGTTAACTTATCTCGCTCTGTACCAGTCGGATCTTTAACCCGGTTTTCTCCCCTCAATCCCGTGACGATTTTGACTGCCAGTAAAAAATAATGGCAGGGGCTAGGGGTTATGGGGTAGACAGAAAGGGGAAAGAGAATAGTAGAATTTTAGTTTCTAAGTTACGCGATCGGTAATATCTTAGTCTCTTGAATTAAAAAACTTCTGCCTATAACCGTGAAAAGTATAATAAAACTCCGATTGTTGCCAATAAACAGAAAATTCCCGATGCGCCAGCTAAAGGTTTCTCAGCTAAACCAGTCATCCAGGGAGAAACTTTCCCCGTATACTTAATCAATTGTGCCGTATCGGTAGTGGCAATACCCCAAATCCAACCGGCGTGTAAACCCCAAGCCAAACCTAAGTAACCATTATCAATCCAACGAGCCAATACTAACACCATTCCCATCAACCAAAGCCCTGGTAATTGCGGCAAAGTTTCGCGAATTTCCCAAACTAGGTGTAATACGGCAAAAATCAAACTAGAAACGATCGCTGTTACCCAGATAGAATAATCCTGCTGAAGTTCGGTTACTAAGAAGCCTCGAAAAATTAACTCCTCTGTCCCGCTAATCCATAACCCTAATAATAAAGTTGTTGCCAAAGTCGGCAAAAGTTGGCTGGCATTTTTCCAGCGCCAACTAATCCAACCCAGCGCCCATTCAATGGTAAATATACCAATAATACTAATTACCCCTAAAGCTAATCCCAGCAAGAGAGAAATTAAAATAGAGGGTTGCCAATTTAATCCATAACTTGAGAAAGACACTCCCTCCAGCCTGGCGATTCCCCACAATAAAAGGGGTGCAATCAGATAAAGAGGTGCCAATAAAGGCAGCTTTTGTGCTGCCTCCAAAGGCTTTGGCGGATGCCAATTAAGGGCAATTGCCACGGGAATACCTACGGGCAACCAACATCCAATCCAAGCTAAAAAAAAAGCGATCGCTCTCAAGAATGCTGGAGCTTCAGCAAAAAACAACCGCATCTAGCTAATTGTTCCTCGTGCGTTCAACGTGATTTGTACCATTTGTCAATAGTCATTAGTCATTTAACTTTTTCCATGACCAATGACCTTTTGACTAACGATCTTTTAGATTTTATTCCTCGTCGTCGGATTCATCAGAGGAGGCAGATCCCTTACCATTTGTCGAACCATTTTTATCAGCGTCAACTTGGATCAAGTGAATGTGCTTGTAGCCCAACTTGATTTCAAATTCATCGCCTGGTTTTAATCCCATTGCCTCTGTATAGGTAGAACCTATCACGATTTGGCCGTTTTTATGGACGCTTACCCGATAAGTAGCTTCCCGACCGCGACCGTCTTTTGAAGAGTCTGGGTCGAGAGGAATACCCCGTGCTGCTAGCAAAGCGTCATAAAAATCTGTTAAGTTAACGCGAGTCTCATTATTTTTAGTAACGCTATAGTAGCCACAAGCCTTAGCGGTTTCCCGGCGCGATAAATGGGAAAGTTCTTTGACTTTTTGAAGTAGTGCCTTTCCTGTTAGTGGTGCTGTTACAGTTTCAGTCATCGGTTTGCGAAATATCCAGTCTTTAACTTAGTTAATCGAGTGGGTCCTCAGCAGAACCCTACTAATGAATATATCGTTAAATGGGGTAAGTTTGGCAACTATTTTTATTAACTTATCTGAAAAATAAAATATTTATTTTCCCCGCGACAACTTTTAGCTAGATCGGAAAGGCTTAGGTGACTAATTAACAAGGGTAACCAGCGAGATTTTCTCTCAAAAATATACATTATGCTACATATTTTAGAGTAAATGTCTACAAAGATCGAAGTTTTGACTCGGAATGATGCTGCTCGATTGCATATTTATAAGGTATGCAAACTTGGTATCGAAGATATCAGGGCCATATTTAAAAGAAAAATCTATCTTTGAGAACATTTACTGAAAGACACACATATATGTTTCTGGTATAAGGCTACGAGCTAAGAAAACAAAAAACAGCATCAGATTGCCAACAAAGCCTTACTATACTGTGCTTGGCAATAGAACAGATATTCAGCCTTAAACTAGAAAGAGTAACGCTTTAATCTTTGTCAGATCGGGACACCAGATCGAGCGTGACACCCCTGAGTAGAAAAAAGTGCTTTTTCTAGTGCGGGTTTAAATATTGACATGAAGGTTCAAAACGATGCAAGTCCTATTTAAAATTTTTAGGCAAAGTCAAAATACGCCTTATCGCTTTCAGACTTATATTTTGGATGTTCAGCCTGGAAATACGATTCTAGAGTGTCTAAATCGCATCAAATGGGAGCAAGATGGGACTTTAGCTTTTCGGAAAAATTGCCGCAATACTATTTGTGGGAGTTGCGCGATGCGGATCGATGGTCGCTCGGCGTTAGCTTGCAAAGAAAATGTGGGGGATGAACTAGCTAGACTAAAAAAATCAGCTACTAATGATATACCTTCTCAATCTTTACCAGAAATTACCATTGAGCCGATGGGAAATATGCCAGTACTGAAAGATTTGGTAGTGGATATGAAGAGTTTCTGGGACAATCTAGAGGCTGTCGAGCCTTATGTTAGTACTGGCGCAAGGAAAATCCCAGAACGAGAATTTCTACAAACTCCGGAAGAAAGAGCCAAGCTAGACCAAACTGGTAATTGTATTCTTTGCGGTGCTTGTTATTCGGAATGCAATGCTCGCGAGGTTAACTCTGATTTTGTCGGGCCTCATGCGTTGGCAAAAGCTTATCGCATGGTAGCAGATTCTCGCGATGGGGAAACCGAAACTCGATTAGAAAAATACAATCGAGGTACTCAAGGAGTATGGGGTTGCACTCGCTGCTTTTACTGTAATGCGGTTTGCCCGATGGATGTCGCGCCGATGGATCAGATTGGCAAAATTAAGGGGGAAATTCTCGATCGCAAAAACGAACAAGCCAGTCGGTCAATTCGCCACCGCAAGGTATTGATCGACCTGGTAAAAGAAGGAGGCTGGATCGACGAACGGAAATTTGGCCTACAAGTGGTTGGTAACTATTTAAAAGATATAAAAGGTTTGGTTAGCTTGGGGCCATTAGGATTGAGGATGCTGATGCGCGGGAAATTCCCACTGGATTTTCATCCTTCCGAAGGAACCGAACAAGTGCGAGCGCTCATCGAATCCGTTCGAGATGTGAACTACCTACGCTGACTCTTCGAGTACAGCGCAGGCTTCTGACTTCACGGGGGATTGCCTTAGCTTAGACTTACGTCCTCGCTTCGGACTCACATCCCCTCCATCAGCAGCAGTCCTGGTTCCCAAGACCGATAACATTCCGATTCCCTCTGCTCTGATATTGATGGCAGCATTACCGTCTCGATCGTGATGAGTACCGCAACTCGGACAAATCCAAGTCCTGACATCTAGGGGCATTTCCCCCACCTGATAGTGACAATTAGAGCAGAGTTTAGAACTGGGAAACCATCGGTCAATTTCTACCAGCACCTTACCTTCACGGTCTAGCTTGTATGAGAGGAAATAAAATATCGGGCGCAACAACTGCGTTGTTTTAAATCGCCCCGATCTATAGCGGGGGATTTATCCACCCCCAAACCCCCATCAGTTAAAAACTCGGTTTCTTTTCTTTGAGATATATTTTTCGGTGCGGGTCTCAGAGATATAATCAGTTATTTCTATGTTAAATTTCCGCCTTTAGCTAAAATTCCCCGTAACCAGTCCGGCGACGAGTAGCACTAGCCAAAGCTCGTAAAGCGTAAGTACCGGATTCGCCTGCCTGATATGAATTGGCAAGTAAAAAATAAGTGCCTGAAATCGGTAAAGTGGCTACAATCCTGGCATTTTTACCACCTCCGGAGTCGTCATCTTGGGCAAGTTCGCGACCATTGGGTGCTACTAAAATCAAAAATGGGTCGATTTCCTGGCTTCTCATATCAATCACCACCTGTTGACCGGCACTTCCTTCAAACCTGTAAACTTTGAAAAAGCTGTTATCTACAGGTAAAACGTTATCGCCAGGGCCAAGTCGGTCGTTGATGATGCGTCCGTTCAATACTATTTGTTGAGCTTCTCTTACCCCAGTTGGTCTTGATTGCCGAGTAGCTACTCTCGAAGCGCGACCGGAACGCACGGCGGTTAGAAAAGGTTGAATGCGGTCTACACCGATCGCAAATCCAATGCCAATATTGCCACCAGCCCGACTGTTAGTAAAAATGGCCGTATTGACGCCGATTAATTCTCCTTGGCTGTTGAGGAGTGGCCCTCCCGAATTGCCGGGATTGATGGCAGCATCGGTTTGAATTAGACCGCGATCGCGATCGATGCGACTGACAATCCCAACCGTAAAAGTCCCGGCAAATCTGCCGAATGGATTGCCGATCGCGAAGGCTCGCTGACCCACCTGCACTCCACCCGAACGGGCTAACCGAACGGTAGGCAAATTACTCGCACCGCGAATTTTCACTACTGCTAAGTCAACGCCGTTATTAGCAAAGGCAAGCACATCGGCGGGAAATCGTCTCCCATCAGCTAAACTAACGGTGAGATTCCGACGGATGTTTTGTACTACGTGGGCATTTGTCAAAACTAAACCATCTGGGCTAATAATGCTGCCACTTCCGGTGATATTACCGACGCCGATCGATACTACTGCCGGACTAGCTCGTTGATAAACCCGCACGTTTGTTTGTTCGTCAACATCTTGAGCATACGCAGTAGTTGAATAGAGCGGTACTAGACTGGATATGGCGATAGCGCTAATCCCAGTCAAACCAATGACCGCTCTAGCAGCTAATATAGTTGAAGCAAATAAAGGTAGTAGTTTGGTGTTCATCCTTCAACTAGGATGTAATAGTTGTGTGTTGTTGTGATATTTGAATAGATAAATTGCCTGTTGTGTTCCTTGTCTTCAGTTCCTTTTTTATATTTTATAATTTAACGGATCGCGTTAACTTTTATTTCTATAATATCTGCTTCTATAATATCTGCTGAAAAAGCGATTTTTAACGAGGGTCGATCGGTAAGTTCAACCGTCTGCCAAAGCGATCGTATACTAAAATATCCCATTGACCCCGGATACTCGATTCAAAAGCAACTATATTGCCGTCGGCACTAATGGTGGGATTTCTGACTTCTGCTGGCAGATTAGCGGTTAAGTTTCGTAATTGACGGGTTTGTCGATCGTAAAGAGCAATACCGGATCTACCTTGGCGAGTAGTAGCGAAGACGATGTAACGACCATCTTGAGAAGCTGATGGATGAGATGCGATCGCATCTGGTGCGTTTAATCCCGGCAAATCGATCAACCGCTTTTCTACTACATCATAAAGATAAATATTTTGACGCCGCCGACGGTCAGAACTAAACACGATGTAACGACCGCTAATTTGCGGTTCCACATCCCCGCCCGGACTGTTAATCGAGTTTTCTCCTACATCAAAAGGAAGTGGTTGCGCGATCGGATAACCGCTACAACCATTCAAGTTAACGGTAGCAATAGCAGTAATTAGCACGAACAGACAAGATTTTGATTTTTTAAGTACCATCAATTCTGCAATCTAAAATCTAAAATCTAAAATTGATTAACTGGTGGACTACTCGGTGTGTCCAATTCAATATCCGGCCCTCGATCGATTAATTCAATATCCCATTCACCGCGCCTACCGCTTTCAAACACGATATAACGACCGTCAGGACTGATATTGGGATTTCTCACTTGTCCTCGATACCATAGCGTGAGGGGTTGGGAATGTCGGGTAGTGCGATCGTAAACAGCAATGGCTGGTTTACCGTTGCGATCGGCCAGATAAGCGATGTAGCGCCCGGTATAACTGAGGCTGGGACTTTGAGCGATCGAACCCGAACGATTTAAACCAGGTAAATCAGATAGCCTTTGTTCTTGCAAATCGTACAACAAAATCCGCCGCCGACCATTTCGATTAGAAACAAAAGCTAAAAACCGACCGTTGCCACTCAACGTCGGTTGTTCCTCATTGTAAAAACTATTCAAGGATGTTGAACCAAGAGGGATTTGAATCTCGCTACATCCTACGGCTAAGAAAGTCATAAATAAGCCTATAGCCCCCCTTTGCCAACCGTGGGGGAAGGATACGGCCATTTATTTTCTCACCTCAGTACTCAAACGCCAGCTTGTCACCATTTAGTAATCGAAATTACTGGAGTTATCTTCTTCTTCATTAGGATTGATGGGCTGATAATCAACATAGTCCCCTGTTGGTTTAGTCTCTGTGCTTCTGGTTGGGCGTTCGGAAGAGACATCCGTAGCAGAACGACGGCGGGGACGAGAAGAAGTTGTTTCCGGTCTGCGGTTGTCGGAGCGAGGAGGACGGTTAGAAGGACGGCGAGCAGATACTTCTTCATCATTGCTGGTATCTTCTCTCACATCTCCCCAATCATCTTTCAGTTCCGGCGGAATTTCCGGACGGGGACGACGTTTGCGGCGGACTTCCCCTTCCGATCCGATTCTATCTAAATCCGACCCCCGACTAGAAGGCCGACGACGGTTTTGGCTATCATAACCGTTGCGCGAGGAGCGGCTATCTTGACTACCTCGAATGCGGGGACGGCTGATATCAATATCTTCTTCTGGAGGAGCTAATTCTTCTAGGTCAGCCCGATAAACTTTATATTCTCTACTAACACGGCGTTCGTCATCCACAATAGGTGTATTGCGTTTTGCTTGTTCTGTGGAAACTTTCCGCAAACGAACATTTTCGACAGCGAAGAAAATGGTAGCTCCTGTCAGCAAAACCTGACCGAACTGCATGATCGGATCGAACCGCCATCCATATACCAGCAAAATACCGCCGCAGAGTAAAGAGACGGCTGAAAAAAAGATGTCGTGATCTCTGGATAGTTCTGGACGCCAGGATCTCATAGCGTATAAGGCTGTTCCGGCTACTGCCAGAACAATACCAGACATACTCGCTAAATTAAAATTAACGTTGATCATTGTCTTAAGCCTCAGTCAGTCCTATGGTAGCGAGCGAACAGCCACAATTCCACTCTAGCGTGACATATTTTATTTTATGTTTTTGCTTTATTAGCTTTTAATCAAGCTTGTTGATTCGATCGATTTTTGATGCTAGCAAAAAGTTTGCCGAAAACAGACAGCGATCCAAATATGCGATCGATTTGAGAAAAACCGTGACGATCGGTAATCCAGTCGCACAATGGCAGTAAATGATGATTCTGCTATGTAGCATTCCTAAATTTGCAACGGGAAAATTTAAGATTGATACTTTTCTGCTTGATTTGCTTCGTTTCAGATGGCCTGTCAGTGATTTATCAAGCAAAATGGACGCTTTTTCTATAATTTTTAAGCGTCCGGTTGCTATATTCTATTTTTTTGATTCAAATTGAAAAGATCCTGAAGGCGATCTTTGGGATTGCTAAGACAATAGGCTCGGACTAGGAACGCTGAATTTTATCTTTTTGGCTAATAAATACTAAGCCAACTACTACAGGAATCACGACAATTAATAAACCAGCGAGCAAGCTGTACAGGAAATTTGCTAATGAAGGTGTCATAGGTTTTGGCCCTCTGTATAGAAGAATATCGTTTTCTAATTTTAGCGATCGGGTGTCCCCTTGAAAAGCTAGGTGCAACAGCACTTACTAGTAAGGGATAGGATCTAAACGGACTAGTTTAATGAGAGAAGTAGATCGATTTTGTCATGAATCTTAAAATTAAGCTAGTGCGATCGTTTTAGAAAAAGCTTCCGATATCAAACATCAATCAGTTATGACAAGTACCTTCGTTGTTAGTTTCATTCTCGGTTCCCTGCTGGGAATCATGACTCTCCTGTTTATCTTGCGGATCGTACTAACTTGGTATCCCCAAATCAATCTCAATCAATTTCCTTGGAACGCGATCGCTTGGCCAACAGAACCTTTTCTCGCCATCACTAGAAAAGTTATCCCACCTTTAGGAGGCGTGGACATTACTCCCATTATCTGGGTGGGAATTTGTAGCCTGTTGCGGGAAATCCTGATCGGGCAGCAAGGACTATTAACCATGATGGCCAATCGCTGAAGGATGAAGGATGAAGGGTAAAGGATGAAGGATGAAGGGTAAAAACTAGTTTATTTTTTCTATCTCCCCATCCCCCATCCTCCCATCTCCCCATCCCCCCATCTCCCATCTCCCCATCCCCCCATCTCCCACCTCCCTCTCATCCCTTCTTCTGCCCTCCTTCGTTTTGCAGCATCATTTGCTCGACGAAATTGGTATAAACTTCACCTTTGAGAAAGGCGGGGTTTTCCAGAATTTTTTGATGGAAACTAATTGTAGTGGGTAATCCAGTGATCGCGCACTCCCGCAGGGCGCGTTTCATACGGCTGATCGCGCCAGCGCGATCGGGTGCCCACACGACTAATTTACCGATCAGAGAATCGTAATAAGCCGGAATATCGTAATCGGTATAAACGTGGGAGTCCATGCGGACACCGGTGCCACCAGGAGGCAGATAGCCGCTTATTCTACCGGGACAAGGACGGAAATTGCGATCGGGGTCTTCTGCATTGACGCGGCATTCGATCGAATGACCCCGCAGCACTACCCGATCTTGAGTTAAGCAGAGTTTCTCCCCTTGAGCAACTCTGATTTGTTCTGCAATCAAATCTAAACCCGTAATCATTTCGGTGACGGGATGTTCTACTTGGATGCGAGTATTCATTTCCATAAAGTAGAAGTTACCCGACTTATCCAAGAGAAACTCAACCGTACCTGCACCCACGTAATTAATTGATTTAGCTGCCATCACCGCCGCCGCCCCCATTTTTTCCCGCAATTCAGGGCTAAGGGCGGGACTAGGCGCCTCTTCCAACAATTTTTGATGGCGACGCTGGATAGAACAGTCTCTTTCTCCCAAGTGGATTACATTACCGTAACTATCCGCCATGATTTGAAATTCGATGTGGCGGGGGCGTTCGATAAATTTTTCTAGATAAACTCCTGAGTTGCCAAAAGCGGCTTCTGCTTCTCCTTGGGCGGCTTGAAATAGTTTGAGGAAGTCCGATTCTTCTTTTACCAAGCGCATCCCCCTTCCGCCACCTCCAGCAGTAGCTTTGATCATGACGGGATAGCCGATTTCGCTAGCTACAATGAGGGCTTCTTTCTCATCAGTGATTAACCCATCGCTACCGGGAACGGTGGGAACGCCCACCCGCTTCATCGTGTCTTTGGCAGTTGATTTATCTCCCATTGCCCGGATCGCTTCTGGTGATGGCCCAATAAAGGCAATCTGGTGATCGGCACAAATTTCGGCAAATCGAGCATTTTCTGCCAAAAAACCATAACCTGGGTGAATTGCCGTGGCATTGCGCGTTAGGGCTGCTGCAATGATGTTAGGAATATTGAGATAACTTTTGCTGCTGGGGGGTTCGCCGATACAAACAGCTTCGTCTGCCAGCTGGACGTGCAAAGCGTGGCGATCGATGGTAGAGTGAACGGCAACAGTAGCTATCCCCATTTCTTCGCAGGTGCGGAGAATGCGAAGGGCAATTTCCCCACGATTAGCAATTAAAATCTTAGAAAAACGCATTTCTAGCTTTTGTCTCAAGCAATAGCAGTAAGTCTTTGATTGAATTTATGAAGCAACTTGGAAGGCTTCTGGATGGCAACACCTAGCCTGGAGGTAACTACCTTTTAGGCTTCGGCTGTTAATCCTATCATGGTGCCGAGTATTACTTGTTTGTCAGTTGTGAGAGTCTACCCTTTGGGGTGCGATCGTTTAATTAATCGCAACATTATGGAGTAATCCGCGACGGGTAGCGAATCGTCGGAAAAACTTTGTACCAATGCCGCTGTTATAGGTTATGATTGCAAAGGCGAACGAAAGTAAGCTATCATAAACTTCGGTGGATTAAATTCACCAAGCAAGCGCGGATGTGGCGGAATTGGTATACGCGCACGCTTGAGGTGCGTGTGGCTTTGCCTTGCGAGTTCGAGTCTCGCCATCCGCATAATCTTTTAAACTGTGGCAGATTAAATTGACGTTTTATCGTCTAAAAACCTAGAAGTAATTTTTTATATCACTTCTAGGTTTCCTTTTTAAAAGGTATTGAATAATTAATACTATAGTTCGTTTACTTTCCCCCTACTTGCTCGGAAATCCACCCTAGATAAGGTGCAAAACCAGCAACTAAAGGCAAAGCAATAATTTCCGGGACTTCATAAGAATGCAACTCTTTTATTCTGGCTGCCAGAGATTCAAATTTACTCAAATCCGTTTTAATTAGCAATTGCCATTCCTCATCTTTATTCACTTTTCCTTGCCAAGTGTAAATTGAATTAATAGGCATGAAGCTGACACAAGCTGCTAGTTTTGATTCTACCAAATTTTGCGCGATCGTTTCCGCTTCTTCCCGGTCAGGAGTCGTTACCAATACCACTGTGCAACTTATTTTTTCTAATCTATTTTCCATTACAAGATACCATTTTGAAAATACTTATGGTTCTCAAGATTACAGATAGGTTTACTATCGGATTAATTAGCATTTAAATATAAAAAATTTTTGCTATCCGTCGGTAGAATCGATTTGGCAAATTGAGTACCTTCAACATTTGCACCAATTAAACTTGCATCTGTCAAGTCAGCATCTGTCAAATCTGCTTCATTTAATCTCGTCCATTTTAGATTTGCCTTTTCCAAACAAGCTTTTGTTAAATTTGCACCTGTCAAATCTGCACCTGTCAAATTCGCGCTACGAAGCAACGCTTCCCTGAGATTCGCGCCAATTAAATTAGCACCTTCTAGATTTACTCCACTCAATTTAGCATAGCTAAAATCTATTCTTTCTAATTCAACACCACTTAAATCTACACCATTCAACAATGCCTTACTAAACTGAACACCATTTAACAAGCATCCGTAAAGCATCGCACCACTCAGTCTTGCACCGCGTAAATTTGCCCAGTTCAAATTAGCCCCGCTGAGATTTGCACTCCGCAGATTTATTCTCTCCAAATTTGCCCCGCATAGATTTGCACCCCAAAGATTAGCACCTCGAAAATTAGCACCTTTGAGATTGGCGCCGCTGAGGTTTGCTCCTGGTAATTTTGATTTAACAAAAAAAGCTCCATTAAGTTGAGCTTTCATTAAATCTGCTTCTACTAGTTTAGTGTCTCCCATTTTAGCAAAAGTCAGATTAGCCCAATTTAAGTAAGCTCCACTTAAATCTGATTTTATTAAATAAGCTCGACAAAGATTAGCCCCTCTGAGATTCGCACCTGTAAGGTTTACACCTGTTAAGACGATTCCTGATAAATCAGAGCCACTTAAATCTACATCAGCAAAATTTCTATTTCCTTGTTCGTAAAGACTGATGAGTTCGCTAACTTCCATATCGTTTTTACCTGTGGTTATGGG
This window harbors:
- the cbiE gene encoding precorrin-6y C5,15-methyltransferase (decarboxylating) subunit CbiE, producing the protein MSVHVVGIGLDGASGLTESVKQIVERATLLVGSDRHLNYFPNHPAERIYFGDITSAIRQISRRLSGNEIIVILVTGDPLFFGLGRLLLAELPPDELTFHPHISSIQLAFNRIKLPWQDARVISAHGRSFDELTEVLQQGASKIAVLTDEIHSPHAIARLLLSLDLPSQYQFWICENLGGMDERVECLPMADVLDRTFAPLNVVVLLRQTNSSVEEINLETLPTIGLPDSSFLCFSDRPGLMTKREIRILILGELALKDGQTIWDVGAGTGSVSIEIARLFPTSSVYAIEKTSAGTALIEQNCRRLQVNNVISIHGNAPSILYQLAQPDRIFIGGSGGNLREILNICGVQLVSSGVLVLALATLEHLNIALDWLSEREWNYQLLQVNLSRSVPVGSLTRFSPLNPVTILTASKK
- a CDS encoding type II CAAX endopeptidase family protein — its product is MRLFFAEAPAFLRAIAFFLAWIGCWLPVGIPVAIALNWHPPKPLEAAQKLPLLAPLYLIAPLLLWGIARLEGVSFSSYGLNWQPSILISLLLGLALGVISIIGIFTIEWALGWISWRWKNASQLLPTLATTLLLGLWISGTEELIFRGFLVTELQQDYSIWVTAIVSSLIFAVLHLVWEIRETLPQLPGLWLMGMVLVLARWIDNGYLGLAWGLHAGWIWGIATTDTAQLIKYTGKVSPWMTGLAEKPLAGASGIFCLLATIGVLLYFSRL
- a CDS encoding AbrB family transcriptional regulator; its protein translation is MTETVTAPLTGKALLQKVKELSHLSRRETAKACGYYSVTKNNETRVNLTDFYDALLAARGIPLDPDSSKDGRGREATYRVSVHKNGQIVIGSTYTEAMGLKPGDEFEIKLGYKHIHLIQVDADKNGSTNGKGSASSDESDDEE
- a CDS encoding succinate dehydrogenase/fumarate reductase iron-sulfur subunit, with protein sequence MQVLFKIFRQSQNTPYRFQTYILDVQPGNTILECLNRIKWEQDGTLAFRKNCRNTICGSCAMRIDGRSALACKENVGDELARLKKSATNDIPSQSLPEITIEPMGNMPVLKDLVVDMKSFWDNLEAVEPYVSTGARKIPEREFLQTPEERAKLDQTGNCILCGACYSECNAREVNSDFVGPHALAKAYRMVADSRDGETETRLEKYNRGTQGVWGCTRCFYCNAVCPMDVAPMDQIGKIKGEILDRKNEQASRSIRHRKVLIDLVKEGGWIDERKFGLQVVGNYLKDIKGLVSLGPLGLRMLMRGKFPLDFHPSEGTEQVRALIESVRDVNYLR
- a CDS encoding zinc ribbon domain-containing protein, with translation MLRPIFYFLSYKLDREGKVLVEIDRWFPSSKLCSNCHYQVGEMPLDVRTWICPSCGTHHDRDGNAAINIRAEGIGMLSVLGTRTAADGGDVSPKRGRKSKLRQSPVKSEACAVLEESA
- a CDS encoding trypsin-like peptidase domain-containing protein, translating into MNTKLLPLFASTILAARAVIGLTGISAIAISSLVPLYSTTAYAQDVDEQTNVRVYQRASPAVVSIGVGNITGSGSIISPDGLVLTNAHVVQNIRRNLTVSLADGRRFPADVLAFANNGVDLAVVKIRGASNLPTVRLARSGGVQVGQRAFAIGNPFGRFAGTFTVGIVSRIDRDRGLIQTDAAINPGNSGGPLLNSQGELIGVNTAIFTNSRAGGNIGIGFAIGVDRIQPFLTAVRSGRASRVATRQSRPTGVREAQQIVLNGRIINDRLGPGDNVLPVDNSFFKVYRFEGSAGQQVVIDMRSQEIDPFLILVAPNGRELAQDDDSGGGKNARIVATLPISGTYFLLANSYQAGESGTYALRALASATRRRTGYGEF
- a CDS encoding Tol biopolymer transporter periplasmic protein, with protein sequence MVLKKSKSCLFVLITAIATVNLNGCSGYPIAQPLPFDVGENSINSPGGDVEPQISGRYIVFSSDRRRRQNIYLYDVVEKRLIDLPGLNAPDAIASHPSASQDGRYIVFATTRQGRSGIALYDRQTRQLRNLTANLPAEVRNPTISADGNIVAFESSIRGQWDILVYDRFGRRLNLPIDPR
- a CDS encoding biopolymer transporter Tol, which codes for MAVSFPHGWQRGAIGLFMTFLAVGCSEIQIPLGSTSLNSFYNEEQPTLSGNGRFLAFVSNRNGRRRILLYDLQEQRLSDLPGLNRSGSIAQSPSLSYTGRYIAYLADRNGKPAIAVYDRTTRHSQPLTLWYRGQVRNPNISPDGRYIVFESGRRGEWDIELIDRGPDIELDTPSSPPVNQF
- a CDS encoding Ycf66 family protein, with the protein product MINVNFNLASMSGIVLAVAGTALYAMRSWRPELSRDHDIFFSAVSLLCGGILLVYGWRFDPIMQFGQVLLTGATIFFAVENVRLRKVSTEQAKRNTPIVDDERRVSREYKVYRADLEELAPPEEDIDISRPRIRGSQDSRSSRNGYDSQNRRRPSSRGSDLDRIGSEGEVRRKRRPRPEIPPELKDDWGDVREDTSNDEEVSARRPSNRPPRSDNRRPETTSSRPRRRSATDVSSERPTRSTETKPTGDYVDYQPINPNEEEDNSSNFDY
- a CDS encoding photosystem II reaction center X protein, which encodes MTPSLANFLYSLLAGLLIVVIPVVVGLVFISQKDKIQRS
- a CDS encoding YggT family protein, yielding MTSTFVVSFILGSLLGIMTLLFILRIVLTWYPQINLNQFPWNAIAWPTEPFLAITRKVIPPLGGVDITPIIWVGICSLLREILIGQQGLLTMMANR